In a genomic window of Vigna angularis cultivar LongXiaoDou No.4 chromosome 6, ASM1680809v1, whole genome shotgun sequence:
- the LOC108341778 gene encoding putative MO25-like protein At5g47540 yields MKGLFKSKPRTPADVVRHTRDLLLFVDRNFESRESKREEKQMSELFKNVRELKQILYGNSDSEPVAEACAQLTQEFFKEDTLRLFIKCLPKLNLEARKDATQVVANLQRQQVQFKLIASDYLEKNLDLMDVLIVGYENTDMALHYGAMLRECIRHQIVAKYVLNSPLMKRFFDYIQLPNFDIAADAAATFKELLTRHKSTVAEFLSKNYEWFFAEYNTKLLESSNYITRRQAVKLLGDILLDRSNSAVMTRYVSSRDNLRILMNLLRESSKSIQIEAFHVFKLFAANQHKPADIVSIFVANKSKMLRLLEDFKIDKEDEQFEADKAQVMKEIEAL; encoded by the exons ATGAAGGGTCTCTTCAAGTCTAAACCTCGCACTCCTGCAGATGTAGTGCGTCACACCAGAGATCTTCTACTCTTCGTTGATCGGAACTTCGAATCCCGCGAAAgtaaaagagaagagaag CAAATGTCCGAGCTATTTAAAAACGTCAGGGAGCTTAAGCAAATCCTGTATGGAAATAGTGATTCTGAACCAGTTGCGGAAGCTTGCGCACAGTTGACTCAGGAGTTCTTTAAGGAGGACACATTGCGTCTGTTTATCAAATGTCTTCCAAAATTGAATCTGGAG GCCAGAAAAGATGCCACTCAAGTTGTTGCAAATTTACAAAGGCAACAGGTTCAGTTTAAGTTGATTGCATCTGATTACCTGGAAAAAAATCTGGATCTTATGGATGTCTTGATAGTTGG CTATGAAAACACAGATATGGCTTTACACTATGGTGCAATGCTAAGGGAGTGTATTCGACATCAAATTGTCGCAAA ATATGTTCTCAACTCACCACTTATGAAGAGATTCTTTGACTATATCCAACTCCCAAATTTTGACATTGCTGCGGATGCTGCAGCTACCTTTAAG GAGCTCTTGACAAGACATAAATCTACTGTAGCCGAATTCCTTTCCAAGAATTATGAATGG TTTTTTGCAGAATATAACACTAAGCTGTTGGAATCTTCCAATTACATTACAAGGCGCCAAGCTGTCAAG TTGTTGGGAGATATATTACTTGACCGTTCAAATTCAGCAGTAATGACACGATACGTGAGCTCAAGAGACAACTTGAGGATTTTAATGAATCTTCTAAGA GAGTCAAGCAAGAGCATACAAATTGAAGCATTTCATGTTTTCAAG TTATTTGCTGCTAACCAACATAAACCAGCTGATATCGTTAGTATATTTGTCGCAAACAAAAGTAAGATGCTGAGACTATTGGAAGACTTCAAAATTGATAAAG AGGATGAACAATTTGAAGCTGACAAAGCTCAAGTGATGAAGGAAATCGAAGCTCTTTAA
- the LOC108341619 gene encoding cysteine proteinase inhibitor 1: MIITMKHHCLLLLSLILVSYATRSEGAPGGWEPIKDVKEQHVVEIAVYAVSEYDKRSGAKLKLVSVLKGETQVVAGTNYRLVLKTKGGSATTNYEAVVWEKPWLNFKNLTSFKPLPA, encoded by the coding sequence ATGATTATCACGATGAAACACCATTGCCTTCTTCTCCTCTCTCTTATCTTGGTGTCTTACGCTACGCGTTCGGAAGGGGCGCCGGGGGGGTGGGAGCCCATCAAGGACGTGAAAGAGCAGCATGTGGTGGAGATCGCGGTGTATGCAGTGAGTGAGTACGATAAGCGTTCTGGTGCGAAGCTGAAGCTGGTGAGCGTGTTGAAGGGCGAGACCCAGGTGGTGGCCGGCACCAACTACCGCCTGGTGTTGAAGACGAAGGGCGGATCCGCCACCACCAATTACGAGGCCGTCGTGTGGGAGAAACCTTGGCTCAATTTCAAAAACCTCACTTCCTTTAAACCCCTTCCCGCCTAG
- the LOC108341122 gene encoding inositol-phosphate phosphatase, translating to MVDIDNDSLSEFLASAVHAAQKAGEIIRKGFYQTKHVEHKGQVDLVTETDKACEELIFNHLKQLYPTHKFIGEETTAAYGTSELTDEPTWIVDPLDGTTNFVHGFPFVCVSIGLTIGKIPTIGVVYNPIINELFTGIRGKGAFLNGNPIKVSSQTELISSLLATEVGTKRDKETVDESTNRIKSLLFKVRSLRMSGSCALNLCGIACGRLDIFFELGFGGPWDVAGGAVIVREAGGVVFDPSGADFDITSQRVAASNPFLKDAFVDALRHMV from the exons atggtTGACATTGACAATG ATTCGCTCTCGGAATTCCTCGCATCTGCGGTTCACGCGGCTCAGAAAGCTGGCGAG ATTATTCGAAAAGGGTTCTACCAGACCAAACACGTGGAACACAAAGGACAG GTTGATTTGGTCACAGAAACCGATAAAGCATGTGAAGAGCTCATATTTAATCATCTCAAACAGCTCTATCCCACTCACAAG TTCATTGGTGAAGAAACCACAGCTGCCTATGGCACTTCCGAACTCACAGATGAACCCACATGGATAGTTGATCCCCTGGATGGAACTACTAACTTTGTGCATgg GTTCCCCTTCGTTTGTGTCTCCATTGGTCTCACAATTGGAAAAATTCCTACAATTGGCGTTGTATACAATCCAATTATTAATGAG CTTTTTACTGGAATCCGTGGAAAGGGTGCCTTTTTAAATGGGAATCCTATAAAAG TATCGTCACAAACTGAACTGATTAGCTCTCTTCTTGCAACTGAG GTTGGAACAAAACGTGACAAAGAAACAGTAGATGAATCTACCAATAGGATTAAAAGCTTGCTTTTCAAG GTGAGATCTCTTCGAATGAGTGGCTCCTGCGCTCTGAATCTATGTGGAATTGCATGTGGAAGACTGGACATATTTTTTGAACTTGGCTTTGGTGGTCCTTG gGATGTGGCAGGTGGTGCTGTCATTGTTAGAGAAGCTGGAGGAGTTGTGTTTGATCC GTCTGGTGCAGATTTTGACATA